Below is a window of Streptomyces sp. ITFR-16 DNA.
GCTCAGCGCGCTGACCCGGCGCTATCCGGTGCTGGAGCCGTACGTGGGGCAGCTGAAGTTCCAGGCGGCGGCCTATCTTCCGCTCGTCGCCCAGGCACGGTCCCTCGGCGGGCTCGCCCTCTTCTACCGCGAGCGCACGGCCTTCAACGCCGATGAGCGCAACCTGTGCCTGGGGCTCGCCGCCATCGTGGCGCAGTCCCTCCAGCGGGCCAAGCTGTTCGACGAGGAACGCGAGTTCGCCACCGGGCTCCAGTCCGCGATGCTGCCTCGGCGGATCCACGACATCGAGGGCGGTGAGATCGCCGTCCGCTACCACGCGGCCTGGAGCGGCCGGCAGGTCGGCGGCGACTGGTACGACGTGATCGCCCTGCCCAAGGACCGCTTCGGCATCGTGGTCGGCGACGTGCAGGGCCACGACACGCACGCGGCCGCGATCATGGGCCAGCTCAGGATCGCGCTGCGGGCGTACGCCGCCGAGGGGCATCCACCCTCGACGGTGCTGGCCAGGGCCTCCCGGTTCCTCGCCGAGTTGGACACGGACCGGTTCGCCACCTGCGCCTACGCCCAGGTCGATCTGGGAACCGGCACGGTGCGGGTGGTGCGGGCCGGTCATTTCGGGCCGCTCATCCGGCACATGGACGGCCGGGTGGGCACCCCGCAGGTGCGCGGCGGCATGCCGCTGGGCATCGCGACCGAACTCGGCGACGAGGAGTTCCCGGAGACCCGGCTCGACCTGGTGCCGGGCGAGACCCTGGTCCTGTACACCGACGGGCTGGTGGAGGAGCCGGGCGCCGACATCGACGCGGGCGTACGCACCCTGATCACCGAGGTCAGCGCGGGGCCGGCCGGCGCCGAGGCGCTGGCCGACCATTTGTCGGACCGGCTGTGGGAGCGCTGGGGCTCCGGTGACGATGTCGCGCTGCTGGTGCTGCGGCGCAGCCCGGACCCCGGTTCGCCCCGGGCGCCCAGGCTCCATCAGTACATCCACCAGGCCGACCCGGAGGGGCTGTCCGACGCGCGGACGATCGTGCGCCAGGCCCTGACGGACTGGGAGATGGCCGAACTCGCCGACGACGCGGAGCTGGTGACCGGGGAGCTGCTGGTCAACGTCCTGCTGCACACGGAGGGCGGGGCGGTGCTCACGCTGGAGGTGCTGCCCGAACCGGTGCGGAGGGTCCGGCTGTCGGTGCAGGACCGCTCCAGCGCCTGGCCCCGGCGCCGGACACCGGGCGAGACCGCCACCTCGGGCCGCGGTCTGCTGCTGCTGGACGCCGTCGCCACGCGCTGGGGCATCGAGCCCCGGGGCGAGGGCAAGGCGGTCTGGTGCGAGATCGGGCCCGCCGCACCGCCGGCGTCGCCCCCCGTGCACAGGGACGCGGTGCCCCCGGTGGCCGAGAAACCCGGCGGCGGACAGCGGTGAGGGGCGTGCCGCCCCGTGCGGGGCGGCACGCCCCTCGGCCGGACTCCCGGGCGCCTCAGGGCACCCGGAGCGCCGGACTACGTCAGTGCTGCGCGGTACGGCGCTTGCGCACGGACCACATGATGCCGCCGCCGGCCAGCAGCACGGCGACAGCCGCACCACCGATGATCGGGGTGGCGGACGACGAACCGGTCTCGGCCAGATCCGGCGAGCTGGGGCTCGGCGTGACTGCGGCGGGCGCAGACGGCGAAGCGGACTCGCTCGGCGTGTCGGTCGGGGTCGGCGTCGACGTGGTGGGCGTCTCCGAAGGCTTGGTCTCGGACGGCGTGGGCGTCGGCGTGGGCGTGCCCTCGCAGACCGGCGCCGTCTTCGTGTCGTCCTTCGAGTACTGGTCACCGTCGCCGGCCTTGACGACCAGATGCACCGTCAGCGGCTTGTCGTGCTCCGGCAGCGCGATCTTCTTGTCGAGCCCCCGGCCGAAGGTCTCCGTCGGCAGCAGGTCCTTACCGTCCACGGTGACGGTCACCTGGTTGGTGACCTTGTCGTTGTACGCGGTCAGGTGCAGGCTCACTTCGGTACAGGTCACGTCCCAGGTGGGGGTGTGAGCTGCGGCCGGGCCGGCGGAGAGGACCGCGCCGGACAGACCGACAACCGCAGCGGCGGCGAGCGTTCCCGCAGCGCGCCACGATCTCCTGGGTATGGTCATGGATTCTTCCTCCGCAGATGTTTCATCGCCTGAATGGCGGTGGAGCGCACAGTACTGCCCCCGTCCCCCCTGTGTGCACCCGCCCCACACGCGATTCGATGTCACAACTGAGCCCACATCGTCGTCGGTTGGTACATGCCGGACACCGGTGCCCGGACAGCCGCCGCCGCACGGTGGCGTGAAGTGAGCGTCCGGCGCCGGACCGTACCGGCCGCACCCGGCGGCACCCCGTCGCACCGGCCGCAGCGGGAGCCGTCAGAGCGCGCGGTGCATGATGTGCAGCCCGACGAAGCCCTTCGCCGGGTGGTCGAACCCCTCCGGCAGGGTCCCCAGGATCTCGAAGCCGAGCGACCGGTAGAGGCCGACCGCCGCGACGTTGGTCTCCACGACCGCGTTGAACTGCATCGCCCGGTACCCCGACTCGCGGGCCCAGTCCAGGCTGTACTGGCACAGGGCCCGCCCCACACCCTTCCCGGAATGCCGGGGATCGACCATGTAGCTGGCGCTGGCGATGTGCGAACCGTTGCCCATGTGGTTCCTGTTCATCTTCGCCGTGCCCAGGACGGTCCCGTCGTCGGCGACCGCGACCACCGCACGGCTCGGCGGCTTCACCAGCCACCAGTCCTGCCCGTCGGCCTCTCCCAGGTCGAGCGGGAAGGTGAACGTCTCGCCCGCGGCGACGATTTCGTGGAAGAACGGCCAGATGGCAGGCCAGTCCTCGGCGGTGGCTTCTCTGATCAACATGCGCAAAGAATGCCTGGTCAGCAGGATTTTGGCGAGCGCTTAGCTCCTGTCCCCGGCCGCCCCACGTCCCGTGCTCCCCCACGACCGGAGGAGGGTCCGGCTCCCGGCGGGCCGTGTCCGGTGGCCGCTGGGACGTGTCCGACGGCCGGCGGGCCCGGGGGCGCCGGGCACCGCAGCCGCCCGGGGCCGCCGGCCACCGCGCACGCCCCGCAGCCGGAGCCTCGCCAGCAGCCCGGCTGGCCGGGCCGCCCCAACCGGTCCCGGCGGCCCGCCCGTTCCCACCGGTTCGCCCGCCTCGGCCGGGGCGCCCGGGCCGACCGGCTCAGCCCGCTCGACCGAGTCCGCAGGCTCCGCCGGCACCCCCTGCCCCTCGCCCTCTCCCTCCGGTCCGGGCCGCCGCGTGTCCCCCGGGCGCGGAGCCGGGCGCAGTTCGCGGGCGTTGTCCAGCTCCATGACGAGGCTGATCCGGCGCCAGAGGATCTCGTCCGGTTCGTCGGCGAGCATCAGCCGCTCCCTCGCCTCCCGGCCGGCGATCGAACCCCGCCCGCCGAGGAGCGGTTCGGGCCGGACCCGGTTGAAGTAGGCCCGCTCGTAGGGGTCGTCCACCACTTCCGCCAGCTGGACGGGGTCCAGTGTCTGCGCGACCACCGCCGCGCGCGCCCAGGGGTCCTCGGTCAGCTCCAGCAGCCGCTCGACTCTGCGCGAGCGCCAGTTGCGCGGCCGGCAGTCCGCTCCGGCGGCCAGCCGCTCGCGCATCCAGGGCGGGCTGTTGCCCACCAGCAGCTCGGGCGAACGGGAGGCCAGCGCGCCCACCTCCTGGGCGAGATAGAGCCACACCACGGCCCGGTAGCGGTTGAGGCAGAAGGCGACGGGTGTGACGCATCCGGCGCGGGCAAGCCGGGTGAAACGGACTGTGCTGATCCCGAGCAGGGCGGCCCCCTCCGCCGTGCCCACCGTGCGCACCCGCGCCTGGAGCGTGCCGGGGAAACCCTCCTGCGACCGCAGGCGCTCGATCTCCTCGCGGCCGACCTCCGGCCGGCCGCCGTCCCGCCGGGCACGCGTCCTGACCGCGCCCAGCTGGACCGCCAGGTCGAACTCACCCCGTTTCAGCTCCAGCTCCACCGCCGCCCGGCTCGCGGCAACCGTCCGGCCGCCGTCGCCGCCCACTGCTTCCGTTGTCTCCGTCATCGGCATGACGCTGCTCCCCCGTGCGATCCGAATACTCTCCGTGATCACGGTAATACGGGGAAGTCAACTTCCGCCGAGCCTGTGGACAACTCCGGTGCCGGGCGCCGGGGCCGGTCAGAGCCGGTTGATCCCCGGGTCCCCGTCCTTCCGTGCGGCCACCTTGAGGTGCTCCCCGACCCGGTTGACCAGCAGCGTCATCTCGTACGCCACCTGCCCCACGTCGGCCTCCGCCTCACTGAGCACGCACAGGCAGCTGCCGTCCCCCGCAGCCGTCACGAAGAGCAGCGCCTCGTCGAACTCCACCATGGTCTGCCGTGCCTTTCCGGCCCGGAAGTGGCGTCCCGATCCCCGGGCGAGGCTGTGCAGCCCGGACGAGACGGCGGCCAGATGCTCCGCGTCCTCGCGGGCCAGTCCGGCGCTCGCACCGGTCACCAGGCCGTCGTTGGACAGCACCAGTGCGTGCCGTATGTGCTCCACCCGGCTGGTGAGATCGTCGAGCAGCCAGTCGAGTCCCCGGTCAAGCGCCATTCTGTTTCCTCCCCGTTCATGCGTTCCCCGTGCCCCACTTGAGCGCAAGCCTTGCGCACGGGTCACTCCGGGGCAAGCACCCTTCTGCACATCACCGGGGCGTTATCAGGACATGACGGCCAGGGCCCCCGGGCCGGCCGTCCTGCCGCGCGCGGCTCCGGAGGCGCCGTTCGTGGCGCCTACACTGGTTCACCTCGGGTGCGAGGAGTCAGCCCAGGCGGACGGGAGTACGAGAGTGTCGACAGGTGCCGGCGGCGGTTTCCAGGATCCGCCCGCAGAGGTGCTGGCCGAGGCGGCTGCCGCCTTCGGTCTGCTGGCGACGCCCGCCCGGCTGCACATCGTGTGGGCGCTGGCCCAGGGCGAGAGCGATGTGACCGGGCTCGCCGAGCGGGTGGGCGGCACGCTGCCCTCCGTGAGCCAGCACCTCACCAAGCTGAAGCTGGCCGGGCTCGTCCGCTCCCGGCGCGAGGGCCGGCGTCAGGTCTACCTGGTCGACGATCCCGATGTGGTGACGGTGGTCCGCCTGATGGTGGACCAGCTCGCGGCGCGGGCCGGGCACCCGCCCGCGCAGCCCGCGCGTATACGTGAACTCGGTGCCTGAGAGCGCTGCCGCGGCGGGGTCCGGACCGGTCGGCGAGCACGCGGCCGTCGTCGTTCCGCTGCCCGGCGCCACCCGCTCCCCCGGTCCCGACCCGGCGCCCGTCACCGCGATGACCTCGCTCCAGGTGCTGCGGTCGCTGGACAGCGGCCCGAAGGGTCTGCCGGAGCAGCAGGCGCAGGAACGGCTGACACGGTTCGGTGAGAACGTCCTGCCAGCGCGGCGCCCGCTGTCCTGGCCCGTGCGCTTCGTACGGACCCTGCGCGACCCCTTCACCTCCGTGCTGCTGTGCCTGGGCCTGGTCTCGGCCGCGGTGAACGCCTGGGGCACGGCCGCGGTGACGCTGGTGCTC
It encodes the following:
- a CDS encoding GNAT family N-acetyltransferase; this translates as MLIREATAEDWPAIWPFFHEIVAAGETFTFPLDLGEADGQDWWLVKPPSRAVVAVADDGTVLGTAKMNRNHMGNGSHIASASYMVDPRHSGKGVGRALCQYSLDWARESGYRAMQFNAVVETNVAAVGLYRSLGFEILGTLPEGFDHPAKGFVGLHIMHRAL
- a CDS encoding metalloregulator ArsR/SmtB family transcription factor, whose translation is MSTGAGGGFQDPPAEVLAEAAAAFGLLATPARLHIVWALAQGESDVTGLAERVGGTLPSVSQHLTKLKLAGLVRSRREGRRQVYLVDDPDVVTVVRLMVDQLAARAGHPPAQPARIRELGA
- a CDS encoding LAETG motif-containing sortase-dependent surface protein; amino-acid sequence: MTIPRRSWRAAGTLAAAAVVGLSGAVLSAGPAAAHTPTWDVTCTEVSLHLTAYNDKVTNQVTVTVDGKDLLPTETFGRGLDKKIALPEHDKPLTVHLVVKAGDGDQYSKDDTKTAPVCEGTPTPTPTPSETKPSETPTTSTPTPTDTPSESASPSAPAAVTPSPSSPDLAETGSSSATPIIGGAAVAVLLAGGGIMWSVRKRRTAQH
- a CDS encoding roadblock/LC7 domain-containing protein, yielding MALDRGLDWLLDDLTSRVEHIRHALVLSNDGLVTGASAGLAREDAEHLAAVSSGLHSLARGSGRHFRAGKARQTMVEFDEALLFVTAAGDGSCLCVLSEAEADVGQVAYEMTLLVNRVGEHLKVAARKDGDPGINRL
- a CDS encoding SpoIIE family protein phosphatase; the protein is MTDHDRPPIIPVPPRSPAEKTRNTETGTAERLAMNRTGSFEWDLDARTLDVDEAGLLVLGLDPATFDSRPESLADLLEPAERSRLDAAIDEAIKGGSNSYSVHLRVPLEAGDQWTHIQARILRSDDGRAHRVIGLVRDATAEVTHSAFVLELEKRRQRQTDIVERTTSALSRAVTVDDVTAALTGPGGLARLGADGLALGLLDNTALNVIALSGESLEVIDELGTGRLDRAFPLADTVLSGRPRFVSSLSALTRRYPVLEPYVGQLKFQAAAYLPLVAQARSLGGLALFYRERTAFNADERNLCLGLAAIVAQSLQRAKLFDEEREFATGLQSAMLPRRIHDIEGGEIAVRYHAAWSGRQVGGDWYDVIALPKDRFGIVVGDVQGHDTHAAAIMGQLRIALRAYAAEGHPPSTVLARASRFLAELDTDRFATCAYAQVDLGTGTVRVVRAGHFGPLIRHMDGRVGTPQVRGGMPLGIATELGDEEFPETRLDLVPGETLVLYTDGLVEEPGADIDAGVRTLITEVSAGPAGAEALADHLSDRLWERWGSGDDVALLVLRRSPDPGSPRAPRLHQYIHQADPEGLSDARTIVRQALTDWEMAELADDAELVTGELLVNVLLHTEGGAVLTLEVLPEPVRRVRLSVQDRSSAWPRRRTPGETATSGRGLLLLDAVATRWGIEPRGEGKAVWCEIGPAAPPASPPVHRDAVPPVAEKPGGGQR
- a CDS encoding DUF6397 family protein; translation: MTETTEAVGGDGGRTVAASRAAVELELKRGEFDLAVQLGAVRTRARRDGGRPEVGREEIERLRSQEGFPGTLQARVRTVGTAEGAALLGISTVRFTRLARAGCVTPVAFCLNRYRAVVWLYLAQEVGALASRSPELLVGNSPPWMRERLAAGADCRPRNWRSRRVERLLELTEDPWARAAVVAQTLDPVQLAEVVDDPYERAYFNRVRPEPLLGGRGSIAGREARERLMLADEPDEILWRRISLVMELDNARELRPAPRPGDTRRPGPEGEGEGQGVPAEPADSVERAEPVGPGAPAEAGEPVGTGGPPGPVGAARPAGLLARLRLRGVRGGRRPRAAAVPGAPGPAGRRTRPSGHRTRPAGSRTLLRSWGSTGRGAAGDRS